GAGTACTTCATCGCATGTTACAGCAGGGGTGCGCTGCCCGTCAGGACGCTCCTGCTGCTCATACAGTTCCTGGCGGAAGAGGCCGCAAACACGAGGGTCGTAGTCCCCCCAGATGTCAGAAACAGAGTTAAGCAGAATCTGAAACGCGACTATTCAAATTTGCTCGAATTCCTGGTCAATCTCAGGGCCTCGGGCAACGACGTCGAAATAACCAGCGCCATTTTCAGGTGTTGGCACAGCTGGAGGAGGCTCGACAACTTCGCAGCGAACGGGCAAGCATGCAACATGTTCATCAACGACTGCCTGCTGGTGGTGAGCAGGCCAAACGCGCGCGGCGAGCATGGGATCGATGACGAGACTTACGAAGCAGCCATGGATTGCATGATTGACTGTCTCTACGAGGTGGCGGACCTCACCCAGCAGATCAAGGAGAAAGCGGAGGCCTCAAGCACAGATGTCGAATACTTCAAGCAGGCAAAAAACGACCTGCAGCATGTGGTGCGCGCGGCGTTCGACCTCTGTGTCACGGACGAGTTCAACGGCTTCCTTGTGGAGGCATTCAGAACGAACGACCGGATGATGTTAGGATGTTTCTCAAACCTGGTGATTGCGCTCATCTACGCGCTCGATTTGAAGCTCATTGATGAGCACCCGCAGGTCAGCAGGTTGCTGAACCTGGTGACCCGATTCATCGAATTGCCGTACTGCATCGTATTCCCCCGGTTAAGCACTGACGACGAACCCAACACGATCAACTGCTTCTCCAAGCACTACAACCGTCTGGCGGTACGTATCCAAGCCCTCCAGCTGCTAGCCAACTGTGACCCGGCGGAGTTTTGTTCCATTGACGAAGAAGTTGTCGCTTACACAAAGAGGAGCGTGTCCGTGTTGCTGAGCGTCCTGCAAGGGGAATCGCCGAACTGCCAAACTGCGAGGGACGTGGGAAAACAGCTGCTGGAAATCGTTATATTTGTTGCGACTAGGCCTGGGTGCGTGGGGAAGGCTGACAACGTGGAGTATGAGAACTACGTAGCGGAGGTCTACGATGTCATTCCCTACCTAACCAGGTTGCTGCAAACCGACGAGGTTTTCGAAACGGTAAAGGAGCACACGGTGGACAACGGGAACTTCGCTGCATCGCATTACGGCCTGGAATCGTGCTTCAGGGCGCTGGGGGCGACCATCTCGGCGCTCGACATGAAAAGTGCCTCTCAGAAGAACGTGGCGGCAATAGCTTCGGTCATCGAGGGAGTAgacaagctgctgcatgACCGCATGCCAACGGAACTCAGGGAGTGGTACTGCTGGGAGGCCGCCATACGTTTCCTGAAGAATGCGAGGCGCGTGATCATGCTCGACAAAACGGAGGTCCTTGCGCAAAAAGTGACGGGGCTGCTCTGCGGAGCCTACCTTGTGGCACTTGGCAGCAACACGCCGCTGGCGGCGCAGATCGAGGAATCGGTGGTTTCAAGCCTCTCGGAGGTGTGTTCACACTTGCGGTTGGGGAGGCTGCGCAACTGGGAGCCGATTTTGCAAAATCTCGGATTGTGCATCCAACGTGCGGAACAAGAGCAGACATTCGCTCTCATGCTCATAGAGGGGACGGGGAACGCCATCAGCGACCTGCCGCCGGAAACCGTCGCTGTTATCATTCAGCAGCTAAGCCATGCGTGGTTCCAGCAACTGGAGGCCGTCGCGCGGAACGAAGTTACATTGGACGCGGTAGAAGTAAGTAAGCTTACCACCAAAATTTCTACGCTCTTGAGGAGCATTAGAATGAAGAACATACTACACGCCCTCATCAAAGAAAAGATAGTGCCGCTCATGTGTCTGCTGCTCGAAAAATACCACCAGCAGCCCAACACTGTGGAGTGCATATGCAGGTGTCTCAAACACGCAGCCAAGAGCATAGGACGCGAATTTGCGCCGTTTGTGCATCAAGTAGTGCAGACCGTTGGAAAAGTGGCCAATGAGTGCATCTGGAGCACGTACCTCTACGTCGTAGAGTGGTTGTACTCCGTCTTGCCGCCCAACCAGCCGGAACAGGAGGAGGTGAAGCAGCTATACTCCGCGCTTACCAAGATCACGTTAGGCGTACTTGCCAAGAAGGACGTTCCAGATGAAATGCGCGAGGACCCAGAGCAGCTGATCGAGGACTTCTTCGGACTCCAAACCAGGTTCGTCAAAAACTCCCCGGAATGCTTCGACAGCGAAGCGGTATTCCGCGAGATTGCGGCGACGAGCATTGCATGCTTCAACATGCGCCAGCCTCACTGGATATTCGAGTTTTGGATCACACTGGTGGAGACGGAGGTTCTGCTCAAAAAGTTCGACAAAGTAGCGATGGATTACCTGCCGAAGTGCGTCGAGCAATCATTCCAGTTGCTCGGCAGCGGCTGCCGAGCGTCGGTGGAGCACTGCGTCGAGGACTTTATCGAGTCACTCGTGCGCCTTATTGGGAACGACGTGGCAGGTTGGCTCCAGATGGGTCTAGAGAAACTGCCTACGGCCGTGCTGCCGAACCCGCGCCAGAAGAACATCATGCTGCAGGCGCTCCTCTCCAAAACATCCCATAAGGCAGTCTACGAGTTGCACAAGCTGTGCTGCCAGGTGGTCATGCGGAACCGTACCAACTTAACTTGAGTTTTAATGTAGCACTAACGTACATGCCCACCACGTCGACAAAAAGCCGGACGCTGCGGACGCCATGGCCCAAATTGGAAATATCAAGCGACAAATTAGCCTATAAAGGAGTAAAAATCAAACTAAAATGTTTACTTATTGTGTTAGACTAAGCCTACACCGACGTCACGTCGTTTAGTAGTTGACACCCGGGTCTTCGCCACTGCATGCAGCGCGAAATGCCCTGGGCTGCGCAGCTCGCGGCTTCGCACTGTATGATATTGGCGTTTGTTCCCGAGAGGACGGCGACAGCTCGGGGGTGGTGGTGGGCGTGGCCATGATCTTGTCCAGGAGAGAGCGGCGCACGGAGTCCGCGGTGCCCTCGCCCTgctcgtcctcgtcgagcCAACGAACGAGCTGGCCGGTCTCCCAGATGCCGTGACGGCTGACGCGGCAGCCCTCTCTGTCCGTCACATAGCACCCAGTACCATGCTGCAAGCCTAGATGCCAATTGCCCTTGTACTCTTTCCCGGTAGAGGTGCGGTACGTGCCGAAACCGTGAGGCACCGAGCCCTTCAGCGCTCCCTCGTACTCACGGCCGTCAGGCCACACAATGCGGCCGTCTACGAACTCTTCGCCGTTGTAGCGACCGGATATGCGGCGCCCGGAGGGACTTCTGTACTCCCTCAAAGTGCAATCAAACTCGCCCTGGCAGTCGTCCACAGACCAGCCGAGGTTTGCTGAACCGTCCATGTCTTCGTCCAGACTTGCAGTGTTGCCGATGCTATAGAGGTCGCCACAATGGACCACTCCACTGTTGGTCGACACGTTGAACACATCGCCGCCATGGCCGCGGCGCACCAGACGAGGATCGGAACCGACCTCAGAGACACCAGAGGCACTGACGGTTTTTGGCAGCGATTTACCGTAAAAATGCTCGCATCGCTTAGCAGCGCTGCTGGGCTCCTCTTCGCGCTGTTTCTCGTCGAAAAACAGGTAGTACTCCTCCTGGAAACTACTCGAACTTACGCTCTGAACTTGTCCCATTTATACGTACAACTACTCACACCTGTAAAAGGTGTATACAAACACACAGGGATCAGGTGCGTACGTGCCGGTTTCCGGCCGTAGTGAATGCAAACTCTGAGAGACGCACTCACCGTCCAGAGTGCGGCGCTCCTAACACACACAACACATCCAACGTCCGTATGCCGTTGGTAAGAGGTAATAATCAATGAATCTGCGCCTATGGGAGCCGACGGCGCGACCACAGGTGGCACCGAGGGGGGTCCGTCTTACGCGCGTTGGAGCCCGGGTCGTGATGGGGCGGCTGGAGGGAGAGGAGGGAAATGCCTCAGAAGCACATCATTCTACGGGGCCATCGTCGTGCCATTGTATTTTGTATCACAGTACTTCGTTGCCACGCGTCTGGACCCACCGTTAGCGAAGGTAGGTTTGCGGTCACAAGGCTGGGATTCTTGGGCGTGACTTACAGCACGGACGATTAGCAACGTCGACGACCGCCGCGCTGCCCACACTTCCCTGTTAGAATTCTGGTAAATTTTGGCGCCGGAATCTGACGTTTTTGCATAAACTAATCCATTGTAACCCCACCTCATCAcgcacgcagatgacgctgCGCCCGGAAGTATCGGTTTACAACGTCTCTGACGGACGCCGCTCCGCGGCCACCGTCATGCCCAAGGTTTTCTCCGCGCCGCTCAGGCTCGACCTCGTGAGATCGGTACATACGAACATGTCCAAGAACAAGAGGCAGGCCTACGCCGTTAGCAAAATGTCTGGATACCAGACGTCTGCCAGGAGTTGGGGAACGGGTCGTGCCATGGCCCGTGTGCCCCGCGTCAAGGGTGGTGGTACGCACCGCGCTGGACAAGCCGCATACGCCAACTTCTGTAAGGCCGGTGGCATGTACGCCCCCACCCGCGTCTGGAGGAGGTGGCACCGCAAGGtcaacctcaaggaaaAGAGGCAGGCAATTGCCGCCGCCATTGCTGCTACTGCCGTCGCACCTATCGTCATGTCCAGGGGACACCGCATCGAAGCGCTACGCGAGGTGCCGATGGTGGTGGACGACtccatcgagcagctgaacAAGACCAAGGACGCCATCAAGTTCCTAGAGACCGTCGGCCTTGCTGCTGAGTTGGAGAGAGTTAGCAAGATCAAGGGACACGCCAGGGACGGCCGCAAGAAGAGGCCCGTGGGACCTCTCATTATTCTCAGGGCCTCTGCCGTGGAAGGCAGGAGGGCATTCAGGAACATTCCTGGCGTGGAGGTAGCATCCGTCGAGAGGCTCAACCTCCTCAAGCTTGCTCCCGCCGGAACTCTCGGCAGACTTTGCATCTGGAGCAAGTCCGCCTTCGAGGCCGTCGACGAGTACGTCAAGCTGATGCCGACCAGGCTCCTCAAAAACGCCGACATGTGCGCACTTGTCAACTCGACACCTGTGCAGCGCGTATTCAGGGCGCCCAGGAAGAGCATGAGGAGAGTCCTGATCAAGCGCGGATGCTCCACCAAGGTCATCAAGTTTGTGCGTGAATCGCTGCGCGCAAGCGGACTTGCCGACGTCAAGACCAAGGCTGCTAAGACCAAGGAAGAAATCAAACGCTGCAAGGCGAACTCCAAGGCTTTCATTAACGCCATCAGGGAGGCAATCTCGACCAAATCCCTCAGCGTTAGTGAGGAAGTTCAggcgctccagcagcagtaAATTCCACCAATAATGTTGAATAGTGGTACCTACATGGCGTGAGTATATGTGATGGTGTTTGGACTGGTATAGCGGCGCCTGGAGTTTGGTATTCCCCCTCCATTTTCTAGGACCTGGCTTGCGCGTACCAGGCGGGACCCTCGCCCGCTGCTATGGGCGAAGACAGCCGTGATTCTATACACAAACTTTAATAATATGAGTGATTAAGGGTGTATCGGTTTCACAGTCGAGTCGGGACGCTGAAATGAGGTCAATCGCAGCGCGGAGGATCGATCGTATGCTATCCGCCCAGCCCCTGCCACTCACGGCGGTGAATAAAATCTCACTCAAATACGCCACCGACAACGAATGTGCAACGTAAGATCGACTAAGAAACCTAGACAGTGTTGCAGATACTTCGCCAAGGAATTGCTGCCTCTCATGGCATATGGAAACAAGCATATCGAGTTTAacgcagcagccgctgAGTCCGGGGAGAAACAGTACTGCAGCGTTCTACTCAGTAAGTCCGTAGAATCGTTGTCGAATTGGCCGCAGGCTCAGGAAGCAACGTGACGCTGAACCTCAAGCTATACCGCTACCCCCTGCAGATCATGCAGCGAATTGTGGATGTAGCGGCGACACAGGAAGAATCTAGCAATTAACagaacagtaatgattagTCTGTATAATATCATGCAAGCTGCCACTTGAAGGTGTCCCATTTGGCTCAAAGCGCACTAAAGCACTCAGATGAGGCGACGTCCAATCATGTGCATGAATTCAGCGGTTCTCTCACTTTATATATCGAAGGTCTCCCAAAATGGACCAGGAATCTGAAAATGAGTCTGCTGTCCCCTCTGGGGACCACTTCGTCAGAGTTGCCCCTACGGCCCCTCCGAATACAATGCCGAAGGAGATGAGGGGTAAAAAAAAAATACGAAACCCGAATTGTTGTGTAGAAAAAAGGGCGAAGACTGTAATAGACAGACGTGCGCCCATCAACCCGCTAGAAAAGCTGGGTTTGATGTCCATGAAAACGAGTAACGTCCAGCGAGAAATAATAAAAGGAAGTGATCCCATGCTTGAGCGAAACCCGTTGGTTGGAAGGTTGCCGTTCATGCTCATCATAAATGCGACGCTCGTGCTGGTTTTCATATCGGAGTGAGTTATCAGCACGTACATGAGCACTTCGTTCAGGCTTGTGTTCAACAAACTCTCGTTCAATGGCAGGTGTATATCGAAGGTGCTTTACCCAACGGCGGAGGCGGGGAAAGATCCGATAATGCCGTACGCGGTAGAGCTTGGTTACGGGGCCTGTGAATACAACCTCAACACTAGTGCCGCAAACAGGTTCTTCTTCGGAAACGACGCAGCCGACAGTGGGTGGCCTGCGGAACGCGTAAACCCGGAATTGCTCCTGAAGGGTGATGCGGCTATCGACGCGCCAAACGAGCGAGTGTTCCAAATACTGGGAGGTTCAGACGCCAACATGGCGCGCAACTACAACGAATACTTCAGACTAATATGGAGCATGTTCATGCACAGCAGCTGGAAGCACCTGCTGTTCAACGTGTTCTGCCAAGTTCAGGCACTCTGGATTATAGAGCCGGTTTGTGCAACGCACTATGAAGACAATCCATGCAGGATTGGGGTTTTCTCAGAACCTTGACACTATTCATCGTTAGCGGGGTTGGAGGCAACCTGATGGCTGCGGTGCTGGACCCGTGTGGCACCACTGTCGGGTCCTCAGGAGCCATGTACGGACTATACGGAGCAATGATACCCTATTGCATAGGTAAGTGGTTGAGCCTGCTCGTGAGCAAAACGCAGAGTACTGGAACACCATACCTAGGCCCGTCTTCCTCATGTTCTACAACTTGGTCACGCTGGTTAGACGCTCAAAATGACGAATAACAGTTGCAGATCGTTGGATTTGTCATCGGGTTGTCGTCAAACGTTGACAACTACTGCCACATGGTAGCACAAAAAAAAGGACACTATATTAGGCGCAGGGTGGATGTCTATTCGGCATGTTGTGGGGATTCACGACAATCAAAAGCGTCTCCAGTTGCGATAAATGTACCCTGATTGAGCGATCACTGCTCTCACCGCTTATATCTTGGGCGTTGCCCAGGTCATGGAAAGCCAAACTCCGACTAACGATAGTCTTCAAAAGTGGGCACAATTCACGCGGTGGCATATGATATTCAGAGGACCGAGGCGAACGAAGACGAGAGGCTTTCAATGCGCACAAGATGGCAGTGGAAAGCGGGGTCAGCATGCATCGGATAGCACAGATCAAGAAGAAATTTGAGAGGAACGGAGCGCCTCCATGCCGTATGAGGCTTAGAGAGTGGTTCATCAGGCTAACCAGCCTGCTCACAATGGTGGGGAAGCTTCTCCTATATGCAAACCATTAATCTTACGCAGATATCTTTGGTGGTCCTGGCTTCACTCTTCCTGGTCAACCCTGCACTGTATTCCAAGTACAAGCCGCCGGGACAATATAAGTTCGGCGGCTGGCGTACGTGTGATTGCTGTTACGTCACAAACATACATCGACTTTTCAAGACGACGGATCATATAACGGAATCATACCGCAACTCAGATTTATTCTGGTGCTTCAACGACGTTGAAAACGCTAAACACTACTGCGGAGAAGACTACGGTGAGTTTACCACAGTGCCAGCGAAACATATTCAGCCGACAACGGCCCTTCGCAGAACGTCTTTGAATCCACAGAGGACGCCGCACTTGGCATATTAAGCACCGTACGCACTGCCATCAATTCCGTGTAATGTGCACTGATAGTTACACAATGGCATACACTCTCCAAACGTCCGAAAAACAACTGGAGGGGTGTAAACCCGCACGCAGTACAAAACTGATAGCATATGCAACTTTCATATATAAGCTCGTGGATACTATCAACGGACTGTAAACTGCCATCTATGGTCGGAGGGTTGAATTAAATGTTCTAAAGGAGTTGGCCGTCAGGTACAATTACTTCTGCAAGCTACAAGCTATGTACCCGACTCATACAATCAATGGTAATCTCCTTGACTCAGCTTACGCGACAGTGCGCACGCTACGTATCCTGCTGGATACATCGGAGGTTTTCAGTGACCGGTGTTTCAAACTCAACATCCCTAAGAAGCAATAAGTCAACAATGATGCTATGTTGCGTGCAAACCCGTAGATCCAACAACAAATCAATATCTATGGATGAAGGGTAGTTGTCACCAGTGGCGTCAGAGAGTTAGATAAAACAGAGATGAGGGTATTCTGCGATGCTTTTATAACAAGTTCCCACTCCGCAACGCGTGGCAAGACACGTACAGTTTGTATGGCTTCTACGAATATTATTTGCAGTGTGGAGTGTTGTTTGCCGTTGTTATCATCGTACAATGTATTGTTAGTTGCGATTAATGTTAGTTCGCCATCAGAAGGTCAACCATAATAGGGTCAAGCGGAGCTGAGCCCATAACCGCGTCGCAAATGGCGAGAGTAGTATCAATGTCGAGAATCTTGCCCAAATacagcagcaggtgaaaGTCGCTGAATATTTCCGGATCGGAAGCAGTTAAACCGTTGGCGAATCGGCTAGATAAAAAGCTCTTAACGGCATCTGTAGTCACCGACCGGCCGCCGCGGTTCTCCCGTGGAAAGTCGGCATACTTGAACATGGAATTGGGTTTTATGGGGGCAGAATCGTTAACACGTATCACAAACCAGCTTGGGTCGAACTTTGTCACCTCTTTGCCGGACTCGATAATCTGTGGAAGAACCTCATTAGATTGACTAGGCTCACGGATCGTCACAAACATGGGGTCGCTCTGCACACTCCGTATGATGCCGTCCCGCAACAACGCCATTGCAGTATCCGAGACCATATAGACATTCAAAGCAGGCTTGCCTTCGGAATCTGGATGGAGCGTACACGTCACATGCGTAGACACCGGGTACCCAGTGTAATGCGTGGAATGCGCCCGTTCCAGCTGCACCCTTGCGCTGTCAATAACTTCCTGCGGTGATAGGTAGTTATCTCGGGGTAAATGGGTTATAATGTGCCCTATGCGTTCGAGACCGAACCGCCCAGCAATGGTGTCGACAACAGGAAGGAATTCATCCGGCAGAAATTCCACATCACACAAAGTTGACTTCTGCGGTGGTTCGTAAATGCCTTCGCAAACGGCGCGAATGCCTAGGGGATAGTGAGCATCCTCCACGTAGTATCCGTACAGCCAACCCGCACGCTGCTCAGCCATTTCAAGGTCGCTCATCCAATAGTTCGCGAAGTTCTGAATATCCTCGGCGTTCATGAGCTCAAGATGGTCCACGTGGCGGTAAGGCTGATGTTTAACTGTCACGCCGGAGGGCAACTGAAAAGGTTTTAGTGTTTAGAAATTGCTGAACGGGAAAAGCATGAGTGAAGCCGGTCTATATAACGCGGAGTTCGCACTCCGACCAGTTACACATCTGAACGTGTAACTCACCTTGTTCATTTTCCCGCGCTCTAAGAACACGGGTTTGTAcgactgctgcagcgccaaCTCAGACACTGCGTACCCATTGTCGCGCAAATATGCATCAAAGGACTTGAATGATGGCCCAGATACGCCATCCGGTTTGTCTGTAGTCACTTGATGCCAAGTGTGTAGGTATGAACTAACCTTCTTTGGTAGAAGTCGGTTCAACATTAATAGGGGCCGAAGGAGTCTGTTCAGAGACGGGCTGGCGCTCAGAAGATTGGGATGGTTGTATATAAGATAAATCTTCGCTGCCGGAAGGGTTTGATGAAACCGAAATCAGACGCAGACAAGAACCATGTCCAACGCCAAACTTCGCCAACGCCTCGTCGTCACTTCCACTAATCTGATGCAATGTATACACATAAAATTTTAAAAATACCTCCGAATTGGAGTCCGCAATGACAAATTTCAACGTAGTGCCATCAGGAACCCGTATACGGTTTCGAATCTCGTTTTTGAGATCACCCAAAGTGGCATCAGCCTGTAAGGTGACACGGCTTATGCCAATTCCACTAATAACACGAATTATCATGGTGTTAAATGCTTGATTTTACCAGAGATTTCGGAAAGTGAAATACGGGGTACGCCGCATAAGCATTAGTGTGTACGTCCGTTAGTAGGTGACACTACATGAAAGGACGAGTACAATGCCACATGTGTTAATTATACCGGTTGGTTACATTATTCAAACGAATTTGGTCGTTTCTACATGGTGATAAGTAGCGTGGTGGCGCAGCTTGGCCCCTGGTTCTAAGAAGTCTGAGCACAGTGACCGCGACCAAAACATTTAGATAAAACCGAATCAATCTGTCAGCATTTAGACCGCTTATGCATGCGCTTCTAAAGCACATGTGTATTGTCACTTGGTAGACAAGGAACCAACTGAGTCATGACGATTTTTGGTGCATATCTAATTTTCACCGGCACTTCAAATCTACCACTAAGATTATCCTCACAAAAAAGAGCTTTCGACAGTCATATGTATAGATATCTTTAACGATAGTGTTCTTATCTAATTATATAATTGCCTGCGTTGCACTTGCTGCGACTTGTCTTATACCGGCTGCACCGGTAAAACGAAACAGCGTTTTCCCCTCCCTTTTATCAACGAGTTGCAAGGCCTCAAAGAAAACAAAAATACACAACCAGTATATGCGGCGTTCCATGCATACTTCGCAATCGTACGAAATGCCATGTGGGTCCAAGACCGATACGCTTCATCACTACGTTTCCGAGTTACATGGTCGTACCGTCTGAGCCGAAATTTCAAACACCATTAGACTTCCACGACATACCGGGTCTAAGTTGATAGCCGTTGTAACATTGGAGAATCTGAATACGTACATCATCCAGCCGGGTTGGGGAAATACCGACGAAGAGTTAAAAGACCTCTAGCGCTATCTCCACCGAATAGGAGGTATCGTAGAAGCTGATCAGGTCGCCACGTTTAGTTCACCGCATAACATTATGCCTGTAGTGGTACATGTAACTCACGCGAATGATCAGAATGCAGGTCGTGCCAACACGGCAGATGGCCCTGCTAATACGGGCCAAACTGCCACTTAaaattaagttatctcatcttatagtgtgcttTGTGTCTACGTGCCttgggccggttttcgtgtttgcggggctaacgcctcacgctgaaaccggttgcgggatccacgtcgTACTTCTACCGAACGTTACTGGTGTCATCCATCCTAGCACGCATCGTTACGTGACGCTATGGTACAGGGGAGTGTCGCAATGATCCCGTCCACCTTGCCCCTTGCAATATAAGGTAGCACACTGATCTTCCTTTTGGAGTGTCCCATCAAGATCCTTCGCTTGGTCGTCAATTGTTACATCTATTCTTTCCTATCAAAATGTGTTAGTTGTTGGTCCCGGTTTCACAATTGTTTGCGGTATTTTTGCTGATAAGAGCCTACCATGTCTGGTCCGTTGTGCTCAGAGGTATCCTGATGTCAGATGCCTCAATGTCCATACAGTTGAGATGTAACATGCATTAATATTTATATTACAATGAAACGTTAAACATTCTATCTAATATACATACTTCAATTCTTGTTTTTCTCTTCGAAATTTTCGAGGAAAATTCCTATATGTCTTGGTGTTGACGGCTATGGGGTGTCATATTTCCTTCGTTGCAAAGAAAAGTGTTCATAATTGTGTTCATTTTACTTTCTATATACGTGAGGTTCGTTCTTCGGAAGCATTTTGCAGTTGGCGCAGTTGAAATCCATGTTATGAGGAATCGAAAAACATGGAGGTATTCAACACCAGGCAATACATATTGACATTTTGCGCAATATTACTCCATTATGTTACAAGTACCAACGCCCTTATTTGTGACTTTGGAAGCGCATATGGAAACGTTAGCAACAATGCTCTAGTTATGTGCCATATGGACCTTGACAAGCACAAGACCGCAACTGTGGTATGCCCACGCCTGGTCAACGGCGTCGAATATGTGGTGCATCCCCAGCCAACTTCTGAAGATAACGCACATGTCAACACGTACGTGAGTGGGGAAGGCACGTTTACTTCCATGCCTTTTTCGGATGTGGTGCGATCTGAATCAGGGCATAATTTCGTATGGTTGGAATCCACACGATCACTCACGATTATGCGTTTCAACAAACCAAATGATGAACTGGTTGCTATCACCGAGCACAGCTCTACCTTCATTTGTGGACCGCGAGATTTGGTGCTGAGCGATGAATTGCAGCGCCACCTTGAAAGCCTCAATGGCGCCCGTTCTCTAAAGCTTCCTTGGGCATCATCCACTCCTTTGACGCAAGAAATAGCCAAGATTGGGAAGGGTTTGGGTATATTCGTTCTCTACAGAGGTCGCGGGCATCTACCACTTCAGGGCTGCGGTAGCCGCCCCTCGAGACTATTCGCTCCGGATAATGAAGTTACTGTGGATTCCAAAACCGGAATGCGTTCATGCGTTGCCGAAGCTATGTCGAAATCACCCATTGGTTTTGTTTGCGAAGGCAGAATTGAACCCGAGGATTGCATGAAGTCCCTAATTGACGACAAAGGCAAAGTTGTAACTGCTCCTCGGCCACGTCCTTATTGGGATTTTGGATATTATAGACCTTGGGTGGTAGCGAAATACTTCTCTGACGTGGCACTAACGCCATTCAGGGGAGAATGCAGGTGTGTCGATCCCGAAACAGGTGACATAAAGGCTAAAATACAGATCCGCCACAACAGCGCACATGTCTGTGACATTTCCAGCATGATCGTTCGAAACCGTTCGCAGCCTATCAGAGGTCCGTGGTGCTCGGTGGTACTTCATCCGGGGAGCACCTTGACCATAAGATTTCCAACAGTGGATGGCGCCGCGGATTACGATAATTCCATGCTTCGTACATCTTCGCGACAGACGTCTATCAATGAATATGAAACTGAATTCTTGCCGAAGGACCTGAAAACGATGAGGCAAATAAACACGTATAGAGGGTTTAATGTTTATGACGAAGTATCATATCAAGAGGTCCTTGTTGGCAATGCCATCGAGTTGGATGTGTCCCAGATGCACCGGGGAGAAGTGACGCTAAAGTACCACGTTGACAAACCTCTCACATTACGAAGCGGATTCAACTCATTCTTATACCACTGGACGTTGAAATCTAAAAACGAGAATCTTGCAAAGAAGATACAGGCCACCGTAAATGTGTCATTCGCGTTGACTCATGAACACGAAATCTTTGGTTGCGACTCTCGACAAACGAAGCTATTCAACGAAGATATCAGTCGCCAGCATTGTTCAACGAAAAGGATGGGGAATGGCATAGGTGACACTTACGAATGCCTCCTCCATAACAAAGCACATATACATCAGGCTGGAATTTACTGCAGGCCGGAAGAGAGGTTGTTACCGGGCAACTGTCAATATACAGG
This sequence is a window from Babesia bigemina genome assembly Bbig001, chromosome : I. Protein-coding genes within it:
- a CDS encoding rhomboid 4, putative translates to MDQESENESAVPSGDHFVRVAPTAPPNTMPKEMRGKKKIRNPNCCVEKRAKTVIDRRAPINPLEKLGLMSMKTSNVQREIIKGSDPMLERNPLVGRLPFMLIINATLVLVFISELVFNKLSFNGRCISKVLYPTAEAGKDPIMPYAVELGYGACEYNLNTSAANRFFFGNDAADSGWPAERVNPELLLKGDAAIDAPNERVFQILGGSDANMARNYNEYFRLIWSMFMHSSWKHLLFNVFCQVQALWIIEPDWGFLRTLTLFIVSGVGGNLMAAVLDPCGTTVGSSGAMYGLYGAMIPYCIEYWNTIPRPVFLMFYNLVTLIVGFVIGLSSNVDNYCHMVGGCLFGMLWGFTTIKSVSSCDKCTLIERSLLSPLISWALPRSWKAKLRLTIVFKKDRGERRREAFNAHKMAVESGVSMHRIAQIKKKFERNGAPPCRMRLREWFIRLTSLLTMISLVVLASLFLVNPALYSKYKPPGQYKFGGWRTCDCCYVTNIHRLFKTTDHITESYRNSDLFWCFNDVENAKHYCGEDYADNGPSQNVFESTEDAALGILSTVRTAINSV
- a CDS encoding NPL4 family protein, putative → MIIRVISGIGISRVTLQADATLGDLKNEIRNRIRVPDGTTLKFVIADSNSEVFLKFYVYTLHQISGSDDEALAKFGVGHGSCLRLISVSSNPSGSEDLSYIQPSQSSERQPVSEQTPSAPINVEPTSTKEDKPDGVSGPSFKSFDAYLRDNGYAVSELALQQSYKPVFLERGKMNKLPSGVTVKHQPYRHVDHLELMNAEDIQNFANYWMSDLEMAEQRAGWLYGYYVEDAHYPLGIRAVCEGIYEPPQKSTLCDVEFLPDEFLPVVDTIAGRFGLERIGHIITHLPRDNYLSPQEVIDSARVQLERAHSTHYTGYPVSTHVTCTLHPDSEGKPALNVYMVSDTAMALLRDGIIRSVQSDPMFVTIREPSQSNEVLPQIIESGKEVTKFDPSWFVIRVNDSAPIKPNSMFKYADFPRENRGGRSVTTDAVKSFLSSRFANGLTASDPEIFSDFHLLLYLGKILDIDTTLAICDAVMGSAPLDPIMVDLLMAN
- a CDS encoding ribosomal protein RPL4A, putative — its product is MTLRPEVSVYNVSDGRRSAATVMPKVFSAPLRLDLVRSVHTNMSKNKRQAYAVSKMSGYQTSARSWGTGRAMARVPRVKGGGTHRAGQAAYANFCKAGGMYAPTRVWRRWHRKVNLKEKRQAIAAAIAATAVAPIVMSRGHRIEALREVPMVVDDSIEQLNKTKDAIKFLETVGLAAELERVSKIKGHARDGRKKRPVGPLIILRASAVEGRRAFRNIPGVEVASVERLNLLKLAPAGTLGRLCIWSKSAFEAVDEYVKLMPTRLLKNADMCALVNSTPVQRVFRAPRKSMRRVLIKRGCSTKVIKFVRESLRASGLADVKTKAAKTKEEIKRCKANSKAFINAIREAISTKSLSVSEEVQALQQQ